The following are encoded together in the Oceanobacillus zhaokaii genome:
- a CDS encoding carbohydrate ABC transporter permease, which yields MIKKRMKLIFMSLAVYLILFIFIAPFLWMVLASFKTQQQILDTSNLLAITPSFSNFVNVFTQYEFMGFIGNSFLVAVASTFLGLLLGLPAAYSIAKYKQNGLGLLILVARIVPGISFLIPWFIIFSKLELIDTYTALTLSHVLVTMPFIIWVMIPFFESLPGELEESARIDGCTTTGALIRIILPISGPGIITASILAFIFSWNNFMFSLILAGENTKTLPIAIFNFLSYSEINWGGLMAASVIITLPVLIIALFMQRYIIAGMTGGAVKG from the coding sequence ATGATAAAAAAAAGGATGAAATTGATTTTTATGAGTTTAGCAGTGTATCTGATTCTATTTATCTTTATCGCACCTTTCCTTTGGATGGTCTTGGCATCGTTTAAGACCCAGCAACAGATTTTAGATACATCTAATCTCTTAGCCATAACGCCAAGTTTTTCTAACTTTGTCAATGTATTTACCCAATACGAATTTATGGGTTTCATTGGGAACTCTTTTCTTGTTGCTGTGGCATCCACATTTTTAGGTCTTTTGTTAGGATTGCCTGCTGCTTATTCCATCGCAAAATACAAACAAAATGGTCTCGGTTTGTTAATTCTCGTTGCTCGTATAGTCCCAGGTATTTCATTTTTGATTCCTTGGTTCATCATCTTTTCAAAACTGGAACTTATAGATACATATACAGCTCTGACTCTCAGTCATGTGCTTGTGACTATGCCATTTATTATTTGGGTTATGATCCCTTTTTTCGAAAGCTTGCCAGGAGAATTAGAGGAATCAGCAAGAATAGATGGTTGTACGACAACCGGTGCACTAATTAGGATTATATTGCCGATTTCAGGTCCTGGGATTATCACGGCTTCCATACTAGCCTTTATTTTTTCATGGAACAATTTCATGTTCTCACTGATTCTAGCAGGTGAAAACACCAAAACTTTGCCAATTGCTATCTTTAATTTCCTTTCCTATTCTGAAATTAACTGGGGAGGTTTAATGGCTGCATCCGTAATTATCACATTACCTGTTCTTATTATCGCCCTCTTCATGCAGCGCTATATTATTGCGGGGATGACTGGTGGGGCGGTTAAAGGTTGA
- the tkt gene encoding transketolase, whose translation MSNNIEQLSINTIRTLSIDAIEKANSGHPGLPMGAAPMAYTLWTDFMNHNPKNSKWFDRDRFILSAGHGSALLYSLLHLSGYQVSIDDLKSFRQWGSKTPGHPEVHHTDGVEATTGPLGQGIAMSVGFAMAEAHLAAKYNKDDISVVDHYTYALVSDGDLMEGISHEAASLAGHLGLGKLIALYDSNDISLDGDLNKSFSENTEQRFKAYGWQVIRVEDGNDVDAIRAAIKEAQANTEQPTLIEVRTIIGYGSPNKSGSSTSHGSPLGTDEVKLTKEFYKWTHEDFSVPEEVYADFNEKIGKDGEEKEAAWNDLLTTYKEKYPELAAEFETAISGKLPEGWEKELPAFEVGDNMATRASSGKVLNAVAKAVPSFFGGSADLAGSNKTTINGEGDFSRNSYNERNIWFGVREHAMGAALNGMALHGGLNVFGGTFFVFSDYLRPSIRLASIMNAPVTYVFTHDSIAVGEDGPTHEPVEHLAALRVIPNLSLIRPADANETAAAWRLAVESTNQPTALALTRQDLPTLEGTKENAYEGVKKGAYVVSNSEKETPDALILATGSEVQLAVYAQKALKEKDIDVRVVSMPSWDRFEKQDEAYKESVIPSNVKARVGVEMASSFGWNRYVGDAGKVIAIDTFGASAPGEKVMEEYGFTVENVVKHVESVVK comes from the coding sequence ATGTCAAATAATATCGAACAGTTATCCATTAATACGATTCGTACATTGTCGATTGATGCAATCGAAAAAGCGAATTCTGGTCATCCTGGTCTTCCAATGGGTGCTGCACCAATGGCATACACATTATGGACTGATTTCATGAATCACAATCCTAAGAATTCAAAATGGTTTGATCGCGACCGTTTCATACTTTCAGCTGGTCACGGTTCAGCGCTTCTATATAGCTTACTTCATTTATCTGGTTATCAAGTTTCTATTGACGACTTAAAATCATTCCGTCAATGGGGATCAAAAACTCCAGGACATCCTGAAGTACATCATACAGATGGTGTGGAAGCAACAACTGGTCCACTTGGACAAGGGATTGCAATGTCTGTTGGTTTTGCAATGGCAGAAGCACATTTAGCAGCAAAATATAATAAAGACGATATTTCTGTTGTTGATCATTATACTTACGCACTTGTTAGTGATGGTGATCTAATGGAAGGTATCTCTCATGAGGCAGCATCATTAGCAGGTCATTTAGGATTAGGAAAATTAATCGCATTGTATGACTCTAATGATATTTCATTAGACGGTGATTTGAATAAATCATTCTCTGAAAATACGGAACAACGCTTTAAAGCATACGGATGGCAAGTAATTCGTGTAGAAGATGGTAACGATGTAGATGCAATCCGTGCTGCAATTAAAGAAGCACAAGCAAATACAGAGCAACCAACATTGATCGAAGTTAGAACAATCATTGGTTACGGTTCACCGAATAAGTCAGGTTCTTCTACTTCACATGGTTCACCACTTGGTACCGATGAAGTGAAGCTTACAAAAGAATTCTACAAATGGACACATGAAGATTTCTCTGTTCCAGAAGAAGTTTATGCTGATTTCAATGAAAAAATCGGCAAAGACGGCGAAGAAAAAGAAGCAGCATGGAATGATTTACTTACTACTTACAAAGAAAAATACCCTGAATTAGCAGCTGAATTTGAAACTGCTATCAGCGGAAAACTTCCTGAAGGCTGGGAAAAAGAACTTCCTGCATTTGAAGTAGGCGACAATATGGCTACTCGTGCATCTTCAGGTAAGGTTCTAAATGCTGTAGCAAAAGCTGTTCCAAGCTTCTTCGGTGGAAGTGCTGACTTAGCTGGTTCAAACAAAACAACAATTAACGGTGAAGGTGACTTCTCACGTAACTCTTATAATGAAAGAAATATTTGGTTCGGTGTTCGTGAACATGCAATGGGAGCAGCACTGAATGGTATGGCATTACATGGTGGATTGAACGTATTCGGTGGAACATTCTTCGTGTTCAGTGACTACCTGCGTCCTTCTATCCGTTTAGCATCAATCATGAACGCACCTGTTACGTATGTGTTCACACATGATTCAATTGCAGTTGGGGAAGATGGTCCAACACACGAACCTGTTGAGCATTTAGCAGCATTACGTGTAATCCCTAACCTATCTCTAATCCGTCCTGCAGATGCTAATGAAACTGCAGCAGCATGGCGCTTAGCGGTTGAATCAACTAATCAACCAACAGCACTTGCATTAACAAGACAAGATCTACCTACTTTAGAAGGTACAAAAGAAAATGCATACGAAGGCGTTAAGAAAGGTGCTTATGTTGTAAGCAACTCTGAAAAAGAAACTCCAGATGCATTAATCTTAGCGACTGGATCTGAAGTACAATTAGCAGTATATGCACAAAAAGCATTAAAAGAAAAAGATATCGACGTTCGCGTTGTCAGCATGCCATCATGGGATCGCTTTGAGAAACAAGACGAAGCTTACAAAGAATCTGTTATCCCTTCTAACGTTAAAGCACGTGTTGGTGTTGAAATGGCATCATCATTCGGCTGGAACCGCTATGTAGGTGACGCAGGAAAAGTAATCGCAATCGATACATTCGGCGCATCTGCACCAGGTGAAAAAGTAATGGAAGAATACGGATTTACTGTAGAAAATGTTGTTAAACATGTGGAATCTGTAGTTAAATAA